In Candidatus Vogelbacteria bacterium, the following proteins share a genomic window:
- the rnr gene encoding ribonuclease R, with translation MSDTKQTGTLKIGYKGRGFVTLENDPETIIEIEVENLGTAMHNDTVEVADNKVISIVNRAKTQFVGLVYRRDDGRLTVIPDDRKCYAPFWIKTPPTDIKPGEKVIINFDQWLDPLDLPEATIIKDLGKQGEHEVEIQSIVAERGLPVDFPPEVDAEASKIAETWKEDMAREALTRRDFRKILTFTIDPADAKDFDDALSIQKLANGNWEIGVHIADVSHYVRPGTILDGESSKRATSIYLVDRTIPMLPEVLSNEICSLKPHEDRLAFSAVFEITDEGDIKNEWYGKTIIYSDKRFTYEEAQQILTDGKGLHIDELNTMNRLAKILRAQNKAAGAISFEDSEVKFKLDANNKPIDVIKKVRTDTNLLIEDFMLLANRKVAEYAHNKNNGKDHSFVYRIHDTPNIEKLQSLAVFLKPLGYDLQIDNDTISSLDLNKLLAKAEAAAESHIINRATVRAMAKAVYSTRNIGHWGLAFDYYTHFTSPIRRYPDLMVHRLLEIYLAGGTPTEKMITDISRQVVHSTDMEIRAADAERESIKFKQVEYMSTKIGQTFAGIVAGVTEFGLFVEDEYSKSEGMVRLSTLDDYYEFNEATLSLVGRASQNRIRLGDKIKIKLLKADVPKRQLDFEIVK, from the coding sequence ATGTCTGACACTAAACAAACAGGTACCCTCAAAATAGGCTATAAAGGCCGAGGGTTCGTTACCTTAGAAAACGACCCAGAAACAATTATTGAAATAGAAGTGGAAAACCTAGGCACTGCCATGCACAACGACACTGTTGAGGTGGCAGATAATAAAGTAATCTCTATCGTGAATAGAGCTAAGACTCAATTTGTGGGCCTAGTTTATCGTCGCGATGACGGCCGTTTAACTGTTATCCCCGATGACCGCAAATGTTACGCTCCTTTTTGGATCAAGACACCCCCAACCGACATCAAACCTGGCGAGAAAGTAATCATTAATTTTGATCAATGGCTAGATCCATTAGATTTACCAGAGGCTACAATTATTAAAGATCTTGGTAAGCAGGGTGAACACGAAGTTGAAATCCAATCCATCGTTGCCGAACGCGGACTACCCGTCGACTTTCCACCTGAAGTTGACGCTGAAGCGTCCAAAATCGCCGAAACCTGGAAAGAAGATATGGCTCGGGAAGCTCTAACTCGTCGTGATTTTAGAAAAATTCTCACTTTCACTATCGACCCAGCTGACGCCAAAGATTTTGACGACGCCCTCTCTATTCAAAAATTAGCAAATGGTAATTGGGAAATCGGTGTTCACATTGCCGACGTATCGCACTATGTCCGCCCTGGCACTATTCTCGACGGCGAATCATCTAAAAGAGCCACTTCGATCTACCTCGTCGATCGAACCATCCCCATGTTGCCCGAAGTGCTATCGAATGAAATTTGTAGTCTAAAGCCTCACGAAGACCGCCTGGCTTTTTCCGCGGTTTTTGAAATTACTGACGAAGGTGACATCAAAAATGAATGGTACGGTAAAACAATTATCTATTCCGACAAACGCTTTACCTACGAAGAAGCTCAACAAATTTTAACTGACGGAAAAGGTCTCCATATAGACGAGCTCAATACCATGAATCGTCTAGCTAAGATTTTGCGCGCCCAAAACAAAGCCGCTGGCGCTATTTCTTTTGAAGATAGTGAAGTCAAATTCAAACTCGATGCCAATAATAAACCAATCGATGTCATCAAAAAAGTCCGTACTGACACCAATCTCCTGATTGAGGACTTTATGCTTCTCGCCAACCGTAAAGTGGCTGAGTATGCTCATAATAAAAATAATGGCAAAGATCATTCTTTCGTCTACCGTATCCACGACACACCAAATATAGAGAAATTACAAAGTTTAGCCGTTTTCCTCAAACCACTTGGTTATGATCTCCAAATCGACAACGACACCATTTCCTCGCTCGATTTAAATAAACTACTCGCCAAAGCCGAAGCCGCTGCCGAAAGTCACATCATTAACCGGGCCACGGTCCGAGCGATGGCTAAAGCGGTCTACTCGACTCGCAACATTGGTCACTGGGGCCTCGCTTTTGATTACTACACTCACTTCACTTCCCCGATCCGTCGCTACCCCGACTTAATGGTGCACCGCTTATTAGAAATATATTTAGCTGGCGGGACTCCAACCGAAAAAATGATTACCGATATTAGCCGCCAAGTTGTTCACTCGACTGACATGGAAATCCGCGCCGCGGATGCTGAGCGTGAATCAATTAAATTCAAGCAAGTGGAATATATGTCGACCAAAATCGGTCAGACCTTCGCTGGTATTGTGGCTGGTGTCACCGAGTTTGGTCTGTTTGTTGAAGATGAGTATTCTAAATCAGAAGGAATGGTCCGTCTCTCAACTCTTGATGATTATTATGAATTCAACGAAGCTACTCTCAGTCTAGTTGGCCGCGCCTCCCAAAACCGAATTCGCCTGGGCGACAAAATTAAAATCAAACTCCTCAAAGCCGACGTTCCAAAACGCCAACTTGATTTTGAAATAGTTAAATAA
- a CDS encoding DNA-directed RNA polymerase subunit beta: MAITQKRFARYKEPFAEIPDLVELQTNSYNWLIKEGIKDLFKEFSPIRDYSEKKFELEFLGFQLDEPKYDEHYAKENKLSYDAPLRVRVKLNNKTLNQEKEQEIFLSDFPLMTAHGTFIISGIERVIVPQLARSFGVFFTANDIRGIKHFGAKIIPARGVWVEIETEVDGALYVRIDRKRKFPASALLRVFADLAGKQLTDEQILDIFEKKGVSTMYIKQTLAKDQAKTADEAYLEIYKRLRDSDLATAANSREFVSGLFGKEKYDFSVVGRLRFNERFGGSLDAKARENRLVSFDDLVTIIVNIINLNTTKGAKEDDIDHLGFRRVRCVGEMLQQKLKVGMTQMKRNIQDRMSTVDSVTMLPIQLISPRPLQARIKEFFTTNQLSQFMSQENILQEVEHLRTLSALGPGGLTRERAGLEVRDVHTSHYARVCPIHTPEGPNIGLILRLSSYARINEFGIIEAPYRKVVKGKITSELVYMNALEEEKYHIAHAGVAYDSNHNLVEDLIEARTAGKPGLVPKNDISFIDVAPNQAYSVATSMIPFLEHDDANRALMGSNMQKQAVPCIVPEAPLVATGIEGKIAMDSGRLILARTAGTITQVDGSKIVIKTDAGKEDNYSLISFSKTNDNTCFHQRPVVNPGDKVKKGDLLADASSTVEGQAAVGQNALVAFMSWHGANYEDAIILSERLVKNSKFSSIYIEEFECNVRDTKLGPEVTTHDIPNVGETKLRNLDVDGIVRIGAEVSPNDILVGKITPKGETELTPEERLLRSIFGEKARDVKDSSLRVPHGKKGRVIGVKVFSRDHGDKLESGIIKRIYIQVAQLRNVSVGDKLAGRHGNKGVISKVLPEEDMPYMADGTPVDVILTPLGVPSRMNLGQIFEMHLGLAAHTLNYQAITPTFMGVGADEIKQELVTAGFPSDGKVNLFDGQTGDKFEQPVAIGYMYILKLAHMVEDKIHMRSIGPYSLITQQPLGGRSQGGGQRFGEMEVWALEGYGAAYTLREMLTIKSDDIVGRSQAFDSLVKGEHIKHPNIPASFNVMLNELRGLSLDVELKKED, translated from the coding sequence ATGGCTATCACCCAAAAACGTTTTGCTCGCTATAAAGAGCCGTTCGCTGAAATTCCGGATTTAGTGGAGTTGCAAACCAATTCTTATAATTGGTTGATCAAAGAAGGAATCAAAGATTTGTTTAAAGAGTTTTCGCCGATCAGAGATTATTCAGAAAAGAAATTTGAATTAGAATTTCTTGGTTTTCAACTAGACGAGCCTAAATATGATGAGCACTATGCTAAGGAAAATAAACTATCCTATGATGCTCCTTTGCGAGTTCGAGTTAAATTAAACAACAAGACTCTCAATCAGGAAAAAGAACAAGAAATTTTCTTGTCTGATTTTCCATTGATGACTGCTCACGGTACTTTTATTATTAGTGGTATTGAGCGTGTTATTGTGCCACAACTAGCTCGTAGTTTCGGCGTTTTCTTCACTGCTAACGATATTCGAGGGATCAAACACTTCGGCGCTAAGATTATTCCAGCTCGTGGGGTATGGGTGGAAATCGAAACTGAAGTAGATGGCGCTCTGTATGTTCGCATTGACCGTAAGCGAAAATTCCCAGCCTCTGCTTTATTGAGGGTATTTGCCGATTTGGCTGGTAAACAACTAACTGATGAGCAAATCTTAGATATTTTTGAAAAGAAGGGAGTATCAACTATGTACATCAAGCAAACTTTGGCTAAGGACCAAGCCAAAACCGCTGATGAGGCTTATCTTGAAATTTATAAACGTCTTCGTGACTCAGACTTGGCAACAGCGGCCAACTCTCGTGAGTTTGTGTCTGGTTTGTTTGGTAAAGAAAAATATGACTTTTCCGTTGTCGGCCGCCTTCGTTTTAATGAACGATTTGGAGGCTCTTTGGATGCCAAGGCTCGTGAGAATCGCTTGGTGAGTTTTGACGACTTGGTCACTATTATTGTTAATATCATCAACCTTAATACCACCAAAGGAGCTAAAGAGGATGATATTGACCACTTAGGTTTCCGTCGTGTGCGTTGTGTGGGTGAAATGTTACAACAAAAATTGAAAGTGGGTATGACTCAGATGAAGCGCAACATTCAAGATCGAATGTCGACGGTTGATTCAGTAACAATGTTGCCGATTCAATTGATCAGTCCGCGTCCACTACAAGCTCGTATTAAAGAATTTTTTACAACCAACCAATTGTCCCAATTTATGTCTCAGGAGAACATTCTCCAAGAGGTGGAACACTTGCGAACTTTGTCTGCTCTCGGACCTGGTGGTCTAACTCGCGAACGAGCTGGTCTAGAAGTGCGTGATGTACACACTTCTCACTATGCCCGTGTTTGTCCAATTCACACACCAGAAGGACCAAACATTGGTTTGATTTTACGTCTATCTAGTTACGCGAGAATTAATGAGTTTGGTATTATCGAAGCGCCATATCGCAAAGTAGTAAAAGGTAAAATTACTTCCGAGTTGGTGTACATGAACGCCCTCGAAGAAGAAAAATATCATATCGCTCACGCTGGAGTTGCTTATGACAGTAACCACAATTTGGTGGAAGATTTGATTGAAGCTAGAACTGCCGGCAAACCAGGTTTGGTGCCAAAAAATGACATCTCTTTCATTGACGTAGCTCCTAACCAGGCTTACTCAGTAGCGACTTCTATGATTCCATTTTTGGAACACGATGATGCTAACCGTGCGTTGATGGGTTCGAACATGCAGAAACAGGCGGTGCCTTGTATTGTGCCAGAAGCACCACTAGTAGCGACAGGCATCGAAGGTAAAATTGCGATGGACTCTGGTCGTTTGATTTTGGCTCGAACTGCCGGAACAATCACTCAAGTTGATGGGTCTAAAATTGTGATCAAGACCGACGCTGGAAAAGAAGATAATTATTCTCTTATTTCTTTCTCTAAAACTAACGACAACACTTGTTTCCACCAACGACCAGTGGTTAATCCTGGTGATAAAGTGAAGAAAGGTGATTTGTTGGCCGATGCTTCTTCAACTGTTGAGGGTCAAGCAGCGGTTGGTCAAAATGCACTCGTCGCTTTCATGTCATGGCACGGAGCTAACTATGAAGATGCGATTATTTTGTCAGAACGACTGGTTAAGAACAGTAAGTTTTCTAGTATCTATATTGAAGAGTTTGAATGTAATGTCCGCGACACTAAACTAGGACCAGAAGTAACAACTCATGATATTCCAAATGTTGGTGAGACCAAACTGCGAAACTTGGATGTTGACGGTATTGTTAGAATTGGTGCTGAAGTTAGTCCAAACGATATTTTGGTGGGTAAGATTACCCCGAAAGGTGAAACAGAATTAACTCCAGAAGAAAGATTGTTACGATCTATTTTCGGTGAGAAAGCACGTGATGTTAAAGATTCATCACTTCGTGTACCACACGGTAAGAAAGGCCGAGTAATTGGCGTGAAAGTTTTCTCTCGCGATCATGGAGATAAATTAGAATCAGGTATTATTAAGAGAATTTATATTCAAGTAGCTCAATTGCGTAACGTGTCAGTAGGTGACAAGTTGGCTGGTCGTCACGGTAACAAGGGTGTTATTTCAAAAGTGTTACCAGAAGAAGATATGCCATACATGGCAGATGGTACACCGGTGGATGTTATTTTGACACCGTTGGGCGTGCCGTCTCGTATGAACCTAGGTCAAATTTTTGAAATGCACCTTGGTTTAGCGGCTCACACGTTGAACTATCAAGCGATCACTCCAACGTTTATGGGTGTTGGTGCTGACGAAATTAAACAAGAGTTGGTGACTGCTGGTTTCCCGTCAGATGGTAAGGTTAATTTGTTTGATGGCCAGACTGGAGATAAGTTTGAACAACCAGTCGCGATTGGCTACATGTATATCTTGAAGTTGGCCCACATGGTAGAAGACAAGATTCACATGCGTTCAATTGGACCGTACTCACTTATTACTCAACAACCACTCGGTGGTCGTTCCCAAGGAGGAGGTCAGCGTTTTGGAGAAATGGAAGTCTGGGCTCTCGAAGGTTATGGTGCGGCCTACACTTTGCGTGAAATGTTAACTATTAAATCGGACGATATTGTCGGTCGTTCGCAAGCGTTTGATTCGTTAGTGAAAGGCGAGCACATCAAGCATCCAAATATTCCAGCTTCGTTCAACGTGATGCTTAATGAATTGCGTGGTCTGTCATTAGATGTCGAACTTAAGAAAGAAGACTAA
- a CDS encoding KH domain-containing protein has translation MDAHKDQEFLEMLVKALVDHPEEVKVGRKVDEMGVLISLDVHPEDMGKIIGRQGNTAKAIRTLLRVVGMKNNARVNLKINEPEGSTRAPAPMSASRSVDQAMEDLKF, from the coding sequence ATGGACGCTCACAAAGATCAGGAATTCTTAGAAATGCTTGTTAAGGCCCTAGTCGATCATCCAGAAGAGGTTAAGGTTGGTCGCAAGGTAGATGAAATGGGAGTATTGATTAGTCTTGATGTTCATCCGGAAGATATGGGTAAAATTATCGGTCGCCAAGGCAATACTGCTAAAGCCATCCGTACTTTACTCCGAGTGGTGGGAATGAAAAATAATGCTCGCGTAAACCTAAAAATAAACGAACCAGAAGGTAGTACTCGGGCTCCCGCTCCAATGTCAGCTTCTCGATCTGTGGATCAAGCGATGGAGGATTTGAAATTTTAA
- the rpsP gene encoding 30S ribosomal protein S16, with product MLMIRLQRVGRKNDPSFRVVVTDSKNGPQSGKFLEVLGSYNARFGKPQLNADRIKHWLAMGAGISDTVHNMLVKFKVVAGKTVNVLGQKPVKPEEPKVEEKAPEAPVVEKVEEVKVEEEVATETPVVEEAPVEAPVETTPEPEVVAETPAEEKTA from the coding sequence ATGTTAATGATCCGATTACAACGTGTTGGCCGCAAAAATGACCCGTCTTTCCGGGTGGTTGTGACCGACTCTAAAAATGGTCCACAAAGTGGCAAGTTTTTGGAAGTACTTGGATCTTACAATGCTCGTTTTGGTAAACCACAACTAAATGCTGACCGTATCAAACACTGGTTGGCTATGGGGGCTGGTATTTCTGATACAGTTCACAACATGTTGGTTAAATTTAAGGTGGTAGCTGGTAAGACAGTTAATGTGCTTGGTCAAAAGCCAGTTAAACCAGAAGAACCTAAAGTAGAAGAAAAAGCTCCAGAAGCACCAGTAGTGGAGAAGGTAGAAGAAGTGAAGGTTGAGGAGGAGGTGGCTACTGAGACTCCAGTAGTAGAAGAAGCGCCTGTTGAAGCTCCAGTTGAAACCACTCCAGAACCAGAAGTAGTAGCTGAAACTCCTGCTGAAGAAAAAACCGCTTAA
- the trmD gene encoding tRNA (guanosine(37)-N1)-methyltransferase TrmD, whose translation MVTFHIVTIFPEMFTGYLGESMIARAVKGKKIAVKIYNLRDFTVDKHQHVDFKPYGGGPGMVFKPEPLIKAIDKIIKNKKKVKVVLFAPGGKSFTNPLAKTYAQKFDHIVLVAGRYEGIDARIKKIFKAEELSIGPYILTGGELPAMIVVDAVARQIKGVLGKEESLEEGRPAGTEIYTRPEIVAYKGKKYKVPPILLSGDHKKIEEWKVAQIAKTTKTIKKTV comes from the coding sequence ATGGTTACATTTCATATCGTTACAATTTTCCCGGAGATGTTTACCGGCTACCTGGGCGAGTCGATGATCGCTCGGGCTGTGAAGGGTAAAAAAATTGCGGTCAAGATTTATAATCTGCGCGATTTTACTGTCGATAAACATCAACACGTTGATTTCAAACCATATGGCGGGGGACCAGGGATGGTTTTCAAACCAGAACCACTAATTAAAGCCATTGATAAAATAATTAAAAACAAAAAGAAGGTGAAAGTCGTTTTGTTCGCTCCAGGAGGAAAATCTTTCACGAATCCGTTAGCTAAAACTTATGCTCAAAAATTTGATCATATTGTCTTGGTGGCTGGACGATACGAGGGGATTGATGCTCGAATTAAAAAAATATTTAAAGCGGAAGAATTATCTATTGGTCCGTATATTCTAACTGGTGGGGAACTACCGGCCATGATTGTGGTAGATGCGGTAGCTCGTCAAATCAAAGGCGTGTTGGGGAAAGAGGAATCACTCGAAGAAGGGCGCCCAGCTGGGACTGAAATCTATACTAGACCAGAAATAGTGGCTTATAAAGGTAAAAAATACAAAGTTCCACCAATCCTTTTGTCGGGCGATCATAAAAAAATAGAAGAGTGGAAAGTGGCTCAAATAGCCAAAACCACCAAAACCATTAAAAAGACAGTCTAA